A single genomic interval of Helianthus annuus cultivar XRQ/B chromosome 6, HanXRQr2.0-SUNRISE, whole genome shotgun sequence harbors:
- the LOC110864728 gene encoding pentatricopeptide repeat-containing protein At5g65560, which yields MMKRSTLILKQSPHHFIINFKSLTSLLHHSSLSPSPIEEQQYDVASHLLTILSSPNWQKNPHLKSLITTISPSHLTTLLNKNPNLNPQKALPFFNLLSQRSGFRPGVESFASLVTILVKNRFLNAAEKIRIEMVKACETETDVRFVLGFLRKMNLDCCEEFRFKISVRCYNTLLMCLSRFLMVDDMKCVFLEMLDDEIVPNIYTYNSMVNGYCKVGKVDVGWLYVSKIVEAGLSPDTHTYTSLILGYCRNKDVDSAYKVFDVMPKKGCQRNEVSYTNLIHGFCEETRIDEALRLFHQMGDDNCVPTVRTFTVLISALSRLGRSVEAWEMFKEMNVRGCRPNAHTYTVLIDGLCKERKVDEARKLLDMMEEKRVVATVVTYNALIDGYCRDGKVEEAIKMFEIMEKKEIKPNARTYNELIGGYCKVNNVHKAMALLDEMMKMKVSPTVVTYNLLIHGYCKHNDVDNAYRLIGLMKENGVVPDKWTYSAVIQALCSRGSVEEAHELVNSLKVNGLKENVVLYTTLIDGYFKIGKVDNGLMLFNKMLISDFLPNSWTYNVLIHGLCKEDKIQEASVYIGKLIKVGFKPDITTFTILIEGLLKRYDFGYARKLFVEIVSSGLKPDVCTYTSFILAYCSQGMIKEAEDMMNDMTVEGVEPDTATYTVFIDTYFRAGKIDSAFDVLKRMMDAKCEPSHHTYATIVKHLLVLQQRENVKFQNFDLNIGNVWKLMDLETAMDLFSKMNKRGCEPNVKTYEALTVGLCRESRLEEACRLVSHMLTNGLVPNEHIYTSLVNCSCYLRMFDQALTLLNNMVENRILPHLESYKLLICGLYDDGKHEKGKEVFCSLLDGYKYNADEVAWKIFLDGLLKRGLVNECSELADVMEEKGYRFNPRTSVTLVENMGV from the coding sequence ATGATGAAACGATCAACACTCATCCTCAAACAATCCCCACATCATTTCATCATCAACTTCAAATCTTTAACATCACTTCTCCACCATTCATCCCTTTCCCCATCACCCATTGAAGAACAACAATACGACGTCGCATCTCACCTACTCACCATTCTCTCTTCACCCAATTGGCAGAAAAACCCACATCTCAAATCTTTGATTACAACTATATCCCCATCACATTTGACCACCCTTCTCaacaagaaccctaatttgaACCCGCAAAAAGCTCTCCCCTTTTTCAATCTTTTGTCACAAAGATCCGGTTTTAGACCCGGTGTTGAGTCTTTTGCTTCGTTGGTCACAATCTTGGTTAAAAATCGGTTCTTGAATGCAGCTGAAAAGATCCGGATTGAGATGGTGAAGGCTTGTGAGACTGAAACAGATGTAAGGtttgttttagggtttttgagaAAGATGAATCTTGATTGTTGTGAAGAATTTAGGTTTAAGATTAGTGTTAGGTGTTATAATACATTGTTGATGTGTTTGTCAAGGTTTTTGATGGTTGATGATATGAAATGTGTGTTTCTAGAGATGTTGGATGATGAGATTGTGCCGAATATATATACGTATAATTCGATGGTTAACGGGTATTGTAAAGTGGGTAAAGTTGATGTGGGTTGGTTGTATGTGAGTAAGATTGTTGAAGCTGGGCTTAGTCCGGATACGCATACGTATACGTCGTTGATTTTAGGGTATTGTAGGAATAAAGATGTTGATAGCGCGTATAAGGTGTTTGATGTAATGCCTAAGAAAGGGTGTCAACGCAATGAGGTTTCATATACGAATTTAATACATGGGTTTTGTGAGGAAACGCGAATCGATGAAGCTTTACGGTTGTTTCATCAGATGGGTGATGATAATTGCGTTCCGACCGTTCGTACGTTTACTGTTTTGATATCTGCGTTAAGTAGGTTAGGTAGATCGGTAGAAGCGTGGGAAATGTTTAAAGAGATGAACGTAAGAGGTTGTCGACCGAATGCTCACACGTACACGGTTCTTATCGATGGGTTGTGTAAAGAACGAAAGGTGGATGAAGCGAGAAAGTTATTAGACatgatggaagagaaacgagttGTTGCGACCGTTGTGACGTACAATGCTTTGATCGATGGATATTGTAGGGATGGAAAAGTCGAAGAAGCAATCAAGATGTTTGAAATTATGGAAAAGAAAGAAATAAAGCCAAACGCTCGTACTTACAACGAGTTGATCGGTGGATATTGTAAAGTCAATAACGTTCACAAGGCTATGGCGTTACTCGAtgagatgatgaagatgaaagTATCACCTACCGTTGTGACTTACAATTTGCTAATACATGGATATTGTAAGCACAATGATGTCGATAATGCTTATAGGTTGATCGGTTTAATGAAAGAGAACGGTGTTGTTCCCGATAAGTGGACCTACAGTGCTGTTATACAAGCTTTATGTAGTCGAGGGAGTGTAGAAGAAGCTCATGAATTGGTAAATTCGCTTAAAGTAAACGGGTTAAAAGAAAATGTAGTTCTCTACACAACTCTTATAGATGGATATTTTAAAATCGGGAAAGTCGACAATGGGTTGATGTTATTTAACAAGATGCTTATTAGCGATTTCTTACCGAATTCTTGGACTTACAATGTGCTGATCCACGGCTTGTGTAAAGAAGATAAGATTCAAGAAGCATCGGTTTATATAGGAAAGTTGATAAAAGTAGGTTTCAAACCGGATATTACTACGTTTACAATTTTGATTGAAGGGTTGTTAAAAAGATACGATTTTGGCTATGCACGTAAGCTTTTTGTCGAAATCGTTTCTTCTGGACTGAAACCCGATGTTTGTACATACACTTCATTTATTCTTGCGTATTGCAGTCAAGGGATGATCAAAGAAGCAGAAGATATGATGAATGACATGACGGTAGAAGGCGTAGAACCGGATACAGCAACATATACGGTTTTCATCGATACGTATTTTCGTGCAGGAAAGATAGATTCTGCTTTCGATGTTTTAAAACGTATGATGGATGCTAAATGCGAACCGTCACACCATACGTATGCTACAATAGTGAAGCACCTTTTAGTCTTACAACAAAGGGAAAACGTAAAGTTTCAAAATTTCGATCTCAATATCGGTAACGTGTGGAAGTTAATGGATTTAGAGACCGCTATGGACTTATTTTCGAAAATGAATAAAAGGGGTTGCGAACCAAATGTCAAAACTTATGAGGCGTTAACCGTTGGGCTATGTAGAGAAAGTCGACTTGAAGAAGCGTGtagattggttagtcatatgttAACTAACGGGCTTGTTCCAAACGAGCATATATACACGTCTTTAGTAAACTGTTCGTGTTACTTGCGAATGTTTGACCAAGCATTGACCTTACTAAATAACATGGTTGAAAATAGGATTTTGCCCCATCTAGAATCATATAAGTTGCTGATATGCGGATTATACGACGACGGAAAACATGAAAAGGGTAAAGAAGTTTTCTGTAGTTTGCTTGACGGGTACAAATACAATGCAGATGAAGTTGCTTGGAAGATTTTTCTCGATGGGTTGTTAAAACGAGGGTTGGTTAACGAATGCTCCGAACTTGCTGATGTTATGGAGGAGAAGGGGTACCGTTTTAATCCCCGCACATCTGTAACATTGGTTGAAAACATGGGTGTTTAA
- the LOC110864727 gene encoding phospholipase D gamma 1 isoform X1, protein MANNNNQSSSYNPNSAPFEATTSNPQPYPPHNSAPYPPYPYPYPYPYPYPYQPQQPSGGGPQQYAPQPFFYQYPGYLYPYPSQPNVIYDSDESVRSVTTNRPSDATDPPCKDDDTSGHFVDQKVSHTPYLGHHHSASYPSAVTGLTSHMGSLDSTQLLAIQHHASLDLANHQNYQIVPFGAPKKALKVLLLHGNLDIWVHEAKNLPNMDVFHKTVGDVLNKFSGKQTSDPYVAVAITSAVIGRTYVLTNSENPTWNQHFSVPVAHHTAEIHFLVKDSDVVGSQLIGAVAIPVEHIYTGSKIEGLFPLINASGRPCKNGASLALTMQYIPMARLSLYKNGIGAGPQYGGVPGTYFPLRQGGRVTLYQDAHVPHKSLPEFELSDNMHYVNGTCWIDIFNAITDAKRLVYITGWSVWHKVQLVRDEPDSPMCALGDLLKSKAQEGVRVLLLVWDDPTSRNIMGYKTDGLMATHDEETRRFFKHSPVQVLLCPRMAGKKHSWVKKKEVGTIYTHHQKTVIVDADAGNGKRKIISFIGGLDLCNGRYDNPQHPIFSTLDTLHAQDYHNPTFTGSVSGCPREPWHDLHSKIDGPAAYDIMTNFEERWVKASKPRGIKKLKTTTDALLKLETFPEILGQNDIPCLLDDDPEEWHVQIFRSIDSNSVKGFPKDPHEATAKNLVCGKNVLIDMSIHSAYVKAIRSAQHFIYIENQYFIGSSYNWKSYKDLGANNLIPMEIALKVASKIRAHERFAVYIVIPMWPEGVPTGSATQRILFWQNKTMQMMYQTIYKALVEVGLEEAFSPQDYLNFFCLGNREAIDVAGASPNYSPDGTPQGLARKYRRFMIYVHSKGMIVDDEFVLIGSANINQRSMEGTRDTEIAMGAYQPRHTWAKNLTDPRGQIHGYRMSLWAEHLGTVHECFLKPESIECVRQVRFMSEANWNQFAAEEITEMTGHLMKYPVEVVRCGKVKSLAGFENFLDVGGQIIGSFLGIQENLTI, encoded by the exons atggcTAACAATAACAATCAGTCATCTTCATATAACCCGAATTCTGCCCCTTTTGAAGCCACCACTTCGAATCCTCAACCGTACCCGCCTCACAATTCAGCTCCATATCCACCATACCCTTACCCGTATCCGTATCCGTATCCATATCCATACCAACCACAACAACCTTCGGGGGGCGGACCGCAACAATACGCTCCTCAACCGTTTTTCTATCAGTATCCCGGATACCTATATCCCTATCCTTCTCAACCGAATGTTATTTATGATAGCGATGAAAGTGTCCGTAGTGTGACCACTAACCGCCCTTCTGACGCCACTGACCCCCCTTGTAAAGACGATGATACGTCGGGTCATTTTGTAGATCAAAAAGTGTCTCATACTCCTTATTTAGGGCATCATCATAGTGCTTCTTATCCAAGTGCTGTAACAGGATTGACTTCTCATATGGGATCACTTGATTCAACTCAACTTCTTGCTATACAACATCACGCGTCTCTAGATTTAGCGAATCATCAAAATTACCAGATCGTGCCCTTCGGGGCACCCAAAAAGGCGTTGAAAGTTCTTCTCTTGCATGGGAATCTCGACATTTGGGTTCATGAGGCGAAGAACCTTCCAAACATGGATGTTTTCCATAAGACAGTGGGGGATGTTTTGAACAAGTTTTCTGGAAAACAAACTAGTGACCCGTATGTTGCCGTTGCTATTACAAGCGCGGTGATTGGAAGAACTTACGTGCTTACCAACAGTGAAAATCCCACTTGGAATCAACATTTTAGCGTACCTGTCGCACATCATACTGCCGAAATTCATTTTCTTGTTAAAGATAGTGATGTTGTGGGATCACAACTTATCGGAGCCGTTGCAATCCCAGTTGAACATATATACACGGGTTCCAAAATCGAAGGTCTTTTTCCGTTAATAAACGCAAGTGGAAGACCGTGTAAAAACGGAGCCAGTTTAGCACTCACAATGCAATACATACCAATGGCAAGATTGAGTTTATACAAGAACGGAATCGGGGCGGGCCCACAATACGGCGGTGTTCCGGGAACTTACTTTCCGTTAAGACAAGGCGGGAGAGTTACGTTATATCAAGATGCACACGTGCCGCATAAAAGCCTCCCGGAGTTTGAGCTAAGTGACAATATGCATTATGTTAATGGGACATGTTGGATTGATATATTTAACGCGATTACTGATGCGAAACGTCTTGTTTATATTACCGGATGGTCTGTATGGCATAAAGTGCAACTGGTTCGGGACGAGCCGGATTCACCAATGTGTGCATTGGGAGATCTTTTGAAAAGCAAAGCGCAAGAAGGTGTTCGGGTTTTGCTTCTTGTTTGGGATGATCCTACTTCAAGAAACATAATGGGGTACAAAACT GATGGACTAATGGCTACCCATGATGAAGAAACTCGACGTTTCTTTAAACACTCGCCTGTGCAAGTACTACTTTGCCCTCGTATGGCTGGAAAAAAACATAGTTGGGTCAAGAAAAAG GAAGTTGGAACGATCTATACGCACCACCAGAAAACCGTGATTGTCGATGCTGATGCTGGAAATGGTAAAAGAAAGATTATATCTTTCATAGGGGGACTTGACCTTTGCAATGGGCGATACGATAATCCACAACATCCGATTTTTAGTACTTTAGATACCCTACATGCACAGGATTATCATAATCCGACCTTCACG gGGAGTGTTTCGGGTTGTCCAAGAGAACCATGGCATGATTTGCATAGCAAAATCGACGGGCCTGCAGCGTATGATATTATGACCAACTTTGAGGAACGGTGGGTAAAGGCTTCAAAGCCGCGGGGAATTAAAAAACTAAAGACTACAACCGATGCTTTGCTAAAACTAGAAACGTTTCCGGAAATTCTGGGTCAAAATGATATACCGTGCCTTCTTGACGACGACCCTGAGGAATGGCATGTACAG ATATTCCGTTCGATTGATTCGAACTCCGTAAAAGGATTTCCAAAGGACCCTCATGAAGCTACAGCCAAG AATTTGGTTTGTGGGAAGAACGTGCTAATCGATATGAGCATACATTCTGCATACGTAAAAGCTATCCGTTCTGCACAACATTTCATCTATATTGAAAATCAATACTTTATCGGGTCGTCGTACAATTGGAAATCTTACAAAGACTTGG GTGCCAACAATTTGATTCCAATGGAGATTGCACTTAAGGTTGCTAGTAAAATTAGGGCCCACGAAAGATTTGCGGTATATATTGTCATACCGATGTGGCCAGAGGGTGTCCCCACCGGTTCTGCAACTCAAAGGATTTTATTTTGGCAG AACAAAACGATGCAAATGATGTATCAAACTATCTACAAGGCTTTGGTGGAGGTTGGTCTTGAGGAAGCATTTTCACCGCAAGATTATttaaatttcttttgtttggggaaccgtgAGGCCATCGACGTGGCTGGTGCTTCACCTAACTATAGTCCCGATGGTACTCCTCAG GGACTAGCGCGTAAGTACAGGCGATTCATGATCTATGTTCATTCGAAAGGAATGATAGTGGATGATGAGTTTGTACTTATCGGCTCTGCAAACATAAATCAGCGGTCTATGGAGGGAACTCGTGACACAGAAATTGCAATGGGGGCCTACCAACCTCGTCATACGTGGGCGAAAAATCTCACCGATCCACGAGGACAG ATACATGGATATAGAATGTCGCTTTGGGCCGAGCATCTTGGCACGGTTCACGAGTGCTTTTTAAAGCCGGAATCGATAGAATGCGTGAGACAGGTTAGATTCATGAGTGAAGCGAATTGGAACCAGTTTGCAGCTGAAGAAATAACTGAAATGACAGGTCATCTGATGAAATATCCTGTTGAAGTTGTTAGATGCGGTAAAGTAAAATCTCTCGCTGGATTTGAAAACTTCCTGGATGTAGGAGGTCAAATCATCGGGTCGTTTCTTGGAATTCAAGAGAATTTGACTATTTGA
- the LOC110864727 gene encoding phospholipase D beta 1 isoform X2, translating to MGSLDSTQLLAIQHHASLDLANHQNYQIVPFGAPKKALKVLLLHGNLDIWVHEAKNLPNMDVFHKTVGDVLNKFSGKQTSDPYVAVAITSAVIGRTYVLTNSENPTWNQHFSVPVAHHTAEIHFLVKDSDVVGSQLIGAVAIPVEHIYTGSKIEGLFPLINASGRPCKNGASLALTMQYIPMARLSLYKNGIGAGPQYGGVPGTYFPLRQGGRVTLYQDAHVPHKSLPEFELSDNMHYVNGTCWIDIFNAITDAKRLVYITGWSVWHKVQLVRDEPDSPMCALGDLLKSKAQEGVRVLLLVWDDPTSRNIMGYKTDGLMATHDEETRRFFKHSPVQVLLCPRMAGKKHSWVKKKEVGTIYTHHQKTVIVDADAGNGKRKIISFIGGLDLCNGRYDNPQHPIFSTLDTLHAQDYHNPTFTGSVSGCPREPWHDLHSKIDGPAAYDIMTNFEERWVKASKPRGIKKLKTTTDALLKLETFPEILGQNDIPCLLDDDPEEWHVQIFRSIDSNSVKGFPKDPHEATAKNLVCGKNVLIDMSIHSAYVKAIRSAQHFIYIENQYFIGSSYNWKSYKDLGANNLIPMEIALKVASKIRAHERFAVYIVIPMWPEGVPTGSATQRILFWQNKTMQMMYQTIYKALVEVGLEEAFSPQDYLNFFCLGNREAIDVAGASPNYSPDGTPQGLARKYRRFMIYVHSKGMIVDDEFVLIGSANINQRSMEGTRDTEIAMGAYQPRHTWAKNLTDPRGQIHGYRMSLWAEHLGTVHECFLKPESIECVRQVRFMSEANWNQFAAEEITEMTGHLMKYPVEVVRCGKVKSLAGFENFLDVGGQIIGSFLGIQENLTI from the exons ATGGGATCACTTGATTCAACTCAACTTCTTGCTATACAACATCACGCGTCTCTAGATTTAGCGAATCATCAAAATTACCAGATCGTGCCCTTCGGGGCACCCAAAAAGGCGTTGAAAGTTCTTCTCTTGCATGGGAATCTCGACATTTGGGTTCATGAGGCGAAGAACCTTCCAAACATGGATGTTTTCCATAAGACAGTGGGGGATGTTTTGAACAAGTTTTCTGGAAAACAAACTAGTGACCCGTATGTTGCCGTTGCTATTACAAGCGCGGTGATTGGAAGAACTTACGTGCTTACCAACAGTGAAAATCCCACTTGGAATCAACATTTTAGCGTACCTGTCGCACATCATACTGCCGAAATTCATTTTCTTGTTAAAGATAGTGATGTTGTGGGATCACAACTTATCGGAGCCGTTGCAATCCCAGTTGAACATATATACACGGGTTCCAAAATCGAAGGTCTTTTTCCGTTAATAAACGCAAGTGGAAGACCGTGTAAAAACGGAGCCAGTTTAGCACTCACAATGCAATACATACCAATGGCAAGATTGAGTTTATACAAGAACGGAATCGGGGCGGGCCCACAATACGGCGGTGTTCCGGGAACTTACTTTCCGTTAAGACAAGGCGGGAGAGTTACGTTATATCAAGATGCACACGTGCCGCATAAAAGCCTCCCGGAGTTTGAGCTAAGTGACAATATGCATTATGTTAATGGGACATGTTGGATTGATATATTTAACGCGATTACTGATGCGAAACGTCTTGTTTATATTACCGGATGGTCTGTATGGCATAAAGTGCAACTGGTTCGGGACGAGCCGGATTCACCAATGTGTGCATTGGGAGATCTTTTGAAAAGCAAAGCGCAAGAAGGTGTTCGGGTTTTGCTTCTTGTTTGGGATGATCCTACTTCAAGAAACATAATGGGGTACAAAACT GATGGACTAATGGCTACCCATGATGAAGAAACTCGACGTTTCTTTAAACACTCGCCTGTGCAAGTACTACTTTGCCCTCGTATGGCTGGAAAAAAACATAGTTGGGTCAAGAAAAAG GAAGTTGGAACGATCTATACGCACCACCAGAAAACCGTGATTGTCGATGCTGATGCTGGAAATGGTAAAAGAAAGATTATATCTTTCATAGGGGGACTTGACCTTTGCAATGGGCGATACGATAATCCACAACATCCGATTTTTAGTACTTTAGATACCCTACATGCACAGGATTATCATAATCCGACCTTCACG gGGAGTGTTTCGGGTTGTCCAAGAGAACCATGGCATGATTTGCATAGCAAAATCGACGGGCCTGCAGCGTATGATATTATGACCAACTTTGAGGAACGGTGGGTAAAGGCTTCAAAGCCGCGGGGAATTAAAAAACTAAAGACTACAACCGATGCTTTGCTAAAACTAGAAACGTTTCCGGAAATTCTGGGTCAAAATGATATACCGTGCCTTCTTGACGACGACCCTGAGGAATGGCATGTACAG ATATTCCGTTCGATTGATTCGAACTCCGTAAAAGGATTTCCAAAGGACCCTCATGAAGCTACAGCCAAG AATTTGGTTTGTGGGAAGAACGTGCTAATCGATATGAGCATACATTCTGCATACGTAAAAGCTATCCGTTCTGCACAACATTTCATCTATATTGAAAATCAATACTTTATCGGGTCGTCGTACAATTGGAAATCTTACAAAGACTTGG GTGCCAACAATTTGATTCCAATGGAGATTGCACTTAAGGTTGCTAGTAAAATTAGGGCCCACGAAAGATTTGCGGTATATATTGTCATACCGATGTGGCCAGAGGGTGTCCCCACCGGTTCTGCAACTCAAAGGATTTTATTTTGGCAG AACAAAACGATGCAAATGATGTATCAAACTATCTACAAGGCTTTGGTGGAGGTTGGTCTTGAGGAAGCATTTTCACCGCAAGATTATttaaatttcttttgtttggggaaccgtgAGGCCATCGACGTGGCTGGTGCTTCACCTAACTATAGTCCCGATGGTACTCCTCAG GGACTAGCGCGTAAGTACAGGCGATTCATGATCTATGTTCATTCGAAAGGAATGATAGTGGATGATGAGTTTGTACTTATCGGCTCTGCAAACATAAATCAGCGGTCTATGGAGGGAACTCGTGACACAGAAATTGCAATGGGGGCCTACCAACCTCGTCATACGTGGGCGAAAAATCTCACCGATCCACGAGGACAG ATACATGGATATAGAATGTCGCTTTGGGCCGAGCATCTTGGCACGGTTCACGAGTGCTTTTTAAAGCCGGAATCGATAGAATGCGTGAGACAGGTTAGATTCATGAGTGAAGCGAATTGGAACCAGTTTGCAGCTGAAGAAATAACTGAAATGACAGGTCATCTGATGAAATATCCTGTTGAAGTTGTTAGATGCGGTAAAGTAAAATCTCTCGCTGGATTTGAAAACTTCCTGGATGTAGGAGGTCAAATCATCGGGTCGTTTCTTGGAATTCAAGAGAATTTGACTATTTGA
- the LOC110864727 gene encoding phospholipase D beta 1 isoform X3 — MANNNNQSSSYNPNSAPFEATTSNPQPYPPHNSAPYPPYPYPYPYPYPYPYQPQQPSGGGPQQYAPQPFFYQYPGYLYPYPSQPNVIYDSDESVRSVTTNRPSDATDPPCKDDDTSGHFVDQKVSHTPYLGHHHSASYPSAVTGLTSHMGSLDSTQLLAIQHHASLDLANHQNYQIVPFGAPKKALKVLLLHGNLDIWVHEAKNLPNMDVFHKTVGDVLNKFSGKQTSDPYVAVAITSAVIGRTYVLTNSENPTWNQHFSVPVAHHTAEIHFLVKDSDVVGSQLIGAVAIPVEHIYTGSKIEGLFPLINASGRPCKNGASLALTMQYIPMARLSLYKNGIGAGPQYGGVPGTYFPLRQGGRVTLYQDAHVPHKSLPEFELSDNMHYVNGTCWIDIFNAITDAKRLVYITGWSVWHKVQLVRDEPDSPMCALGDLLKSKAQEGVRVLLLVWDDPTSRNIMGYKTDGLMATHDEETRRFFKHSPVQVLLCPRMAGKKHSWVKKKEVGTIYTHHQKTVIVDADAGNGKRKIISFIGGLDLCNGRYDNPQHPIFSTLDTLHAQDYHNPTFTGSVSGCPREPWHDLHSKIDGPAAYDIMTNFEERWVKASKPRGIKKLKTTTDALLKLETFPEILGQNDIPCLLDDDPEEWHVQIFRSIDSNSVKGFPKDPHEATAKNLVCGKNVLIDMSIHSAYVKAIRSAQHFIYIENQYFIGSSYNWKSYKDLGANNLIPMEIALKVASKIRAHERFAVYIVIPMWPEGVPTEQNDANDVSNYLQGFGGGWS, encoded by the exons atggcTAACAATAACAATCAGTCATCTTCATATAACCCGAATTCTGCCCCTTTTGAAGCCACCACTTCGAATCCTCAACCGTACCCGCCTCACAATTCAGCTCCATATCCACCATACCCTTACCCGTATCCGTATCCGTATCCATATCCATACCAACCACAACAACCTTCGGGGGGCGGACCGCAACAATACGCTCCTCAACCGTTTTTCTATCAGTATCCCGGATACCTATATCCCTATCCTTCTCAACCGAATGTTATTTATGATAGCGATGAAAGTGTCCGTAGTGTGACCACTAACCGCCCTTCTGACGCCACTGACCCCCCTTGTAAAGACGATGATACGTCGGGTCATTTTGTAGATCAAAAAGTGTCTCATACTCCTTATTTAGGGCATCATCATAGTGCTTCTTATCCAAGTGCTGTAACAGGATTGACTTCTCATATGGGATCACTTGATTCAACTCAACTTCTTGCTATACAACATCACGCGTCTCTAGATTTAGCGAATCATCAAAATTACCAGATCGTGCCCTTCGGGGCACCCAAAAAGGCGTTGAAAGTTCTTCTCTTGCATGGGAATCTCGACATTTGGGTTCATGAGGCGAAGAACCTTCCAAACATGGATGTTTTCCATAAGACAGTGGGGGATGTTTTGAACAAGTTTTCTGGAAAACAAACTAGTGACCCGTATGTTGCCGTTGCTATTACAAGCGCGGTGATTGGAAGAACTTACGTGCTTACCAACAGTGAAAATCCCACTTGGAATCAACATTTTAGCGTACCTGTCGCACATCATACTGCCGAAATTCATTTTCTTGTTAAAGATAGTGATGTTGTGGGATCACAACTTATCGGAGCCGTTGCAATCCCAGTTGAACATATATACACGGGTTCCAAAATCGAAGGTCTTTTTCCGTTAATAAACGCAAGTGGAAGACCGTGTAAAAACGGAGCCAGTTTAGCACTCACAATGCAATACATACCAATGGCAAGATTGAGTTTATACAAGAACGGAATCGGGGCGGGCCCACAATACGGCGGTGTTCCGGGAACTTACTTTCCGTTAAGACAAGGCGGGAGAGTTACGTTATATCAAGATGCACACGTGCCGCATAAAAGCCTCCCGGAGTTTGAGCTAAGTGACAATATGCATTATGTTAATGGGACATGTTGGATTGATATATTTAACGCGATTACTGATGCGAAACGTCTTGTTTATATTACCGGATGGTCTGTATGGCATAAAGTGCAACTGGTTCGGGACGAGCCGGATTCACCAATGTGTGCATTGGGAGATCTTTTGAAAAGCAAAGCGCAAGAAGGTGTTCGGGTTTTGCTTCTTGTTTGGGATGATCCTACTTCAAGAAACATAATGGGGTACAAAACT GATGGACTAATGGCTACCCATGATGAAGAAACTCGACGTTTCTTTAAACACTCGCCTGTGCAAGTACTACTTTGCCCTCGTATGGCTGGAAAAAAACATAGTTGGGTCAAGAAAAAG GAAGTTGGAACGATCTATACGCACCACCAGAAAACCGTGATTGTCGATGCTGATGCTGGAAATGGTAAAAGAAAGATTATATCTTTCATAGGGGGACTTGACCTTTGCAATGGGCGATACGATAATCCACAACATCCGATTTTTAGTACTTTAGATACCCTACATGCACAGGATTATCATAATCCGACCTTCACG gGGAGTGTTTCGGGTTGTCCAAGAGAACCATGGCATGATTTGCATAGCAAAATCGACGGGCCTGCAGCGTATGATATTATGACCAACTTTGAGGAACGGTGGGTAAAGGCTTCAAAGCCGCGGGGAATTAAAAAACTAAAGACTACAACCGATGCTTTGCTAAAACTAGAAACGTTTCCGGAAATTCTGGGTCAAAATGATATACCGTGCCTTCTTGACGACGACCCTGAGGAATGGCATGTACAG ATATTCCGTTCGATTGATTCGAACTCCGTAAAAGGATTTCCAAAGGACCCTCATGAAGCTACAGCCAAG AATTTGGTTTGTGGGAAGAACGTGCTAATCGATATGAGCATACATTCTGCATACGTAAAAGCTATCCGTTCTGCACAACATTTCATCTATATTGAAAATCAATACTTTATCGGGTCGTCGTACAATTGGAAATCTTACAAAGACTTGG GTGCCAACAATTTGATTCCAATGGAGATTGCACTTAAGGTTGCTAGTAAAATTAGGGCCCACGAAAGATTTGCGGTATATATTGTCATACCGATGTGGCCAGAGGGTGTCCCCACCG AACAAAACGATGCAAATGATGTATCAAACTATCTACAAGGCTTTGGTGGAGGTTGGTCTTGA